A single window of Ananas comosus cultivar F153 linkage group 17, ASM154086v1, whole genome shotgun sequence DNA harbors:
- the LOC109723273 gene encoding heparan-alpha-glucosaminide N-acetyltransferase-like: MRRDEVGDSKESANGVEEEKKVGPEAVEVKRSRRVAALDAFRGLTIVLMILVDDAGGAYERIDHSPWNGCTLADFVMPFFLFIVGVAIALAFKRVPKLSDAVKKILLRTLKLLFWGLLLQGGYSHAPDDLSYGVDMKKIRWCGILQRIALVYLVVALIEALTRKVRPTVVASGPIAIFDAYRWQWIGGFVAFVVYMVTTFSLYVPDWSYVFHSDGDVNDGKRFTVKCGVRGHFDPACNAVGYVDRQVWGINHLYTQPVWIRSKDCTDSSPNMGLLRVDAASWCLAPFEPEGLLSSVSAILSGTIGIHYGHVLIHFKSHSERLKHWMIMALSLLICAVILHSTNAIPLNKQLYSFSYVCFTAGAAGIVLSAFYILIDVWGLRMPFLFLEWIGMNAMLVFVMAAQGIFPAFVNGWYYENPDHSLVHWIFKHIFVKVWHSERLGTLLYVIFAEILFWGVVAGILHKLKIYWKL; this comes from the exons ATGCGCCGGGACGAAGTTGGTGACAGTAAAGAGAGCGCGAACGGAGTCGAGGAGGAGAAAAAAGTTGGTCCAGAAGCAGTTGAAGTTAAAAGGAGTCGAAGAGTAGCAGCTTTGGATGCGTTTAGAGGGCTCACTATTGTT TTGATGATATTGGTTGATGATGCGGGTGGGGCGTACGAGCGAATTGATCATTCGCCGTGGAACGGATGCACACTTGCAGATTTCGTCAtgcctttcttcctcttcattgTCGGAGTCGCCATTGCTCTCGCTTTTaag AGGGTCCCAAAACTTAGTGATGCAGTTAAAAAGATCCTCCTCAGAACACTCAAGCTCCTCTTCTGGGGCTTACTCCTCCAAG GTGGGTACTCCCATGCTCCTGATGACCTCTCCTATGGAGTTGATATGAAGAAAATCAGATGGTGTGGCATCCTCCAG AGAATAGCATTGGTTTACTTGGTGGTGGCTCTTATAGAGGCTTTAACAAGAAAAGTCCGGCCGACCGTCGTCGCCTCGGGCCCTATTGCGATATTCGATGCGTATCGCTGGCAATG GATTGGTGGGTTCGTTGCATTTGTCGTATACATGGTCACCACATTCTCGCTCTATGTTCCAGATTGGAGCTACGTTTTCCATAGTGATGGGGATGTGAATGATGGGAAAAGATTTACG GTCAAGTGTGGTGTTAGAGGGCATTTCGATCCTGCTTGCAATGCAGTTGGCTATGTGGATAGGCAAGTATGGGGGATAAACCATCTCTATACTCAACCAGTTTGGATAAGATCCAAG GATTGTACGGATAGTTCACCAAACATGGGCCTGCTCCGGGTGGATGCTGCTAGTTGGTGTCTCGCTCCGTTTGAACCTGAAGGCTTGTTGAG CTCAGTGTCAGCGATTCTTTCAGGAACCATCGGAATCCACTATGGACATGTGCTGATTCACTTCAAG AGTCATTCGGAGAGGCTTAAACATTGGATGATAATGGCGCTTTCTCTCTTAATTTGCGCCGTCATCCTTCATTCTACCAATG CCATTCCTCTAAATAAGCAACTCTACAGTTTTAGTTATGTTTGTTTCACGGCTGGGGCAGCAGGAATCGTTCTCTCGGCATTCTATATATTG ATTGATGTGTGGGGTCTTAGAATGCCATTCCTCTTTCTAGAGTGGATCGGAATGAATGCGATGCTTGTTTTTGTAATGGCTGCTCAAGGTATCTTTCCTGCATTTGTCAATGGGTGGTACTACGAAAATCCTGATCACTCTCTG GTCCACTGGATCTTCAAGCATATTTTTGTTAAAGTGTGGCATTCAGAGAGATTGGGGACCCTTTTGTATGTTATATTTGCGGAGATTTTGTTTTGGGGAGTTGTTGCAGGAATCTTGCATAAACTGAAAATCTACTGGAAACTTTGA
- the LOC109723337 gene encoding LOW QUALITY PROTEIN: F-box/kelch-repeat protein At2g44130-like (The sequence of the model RefSeq protein was modified relative to this genomic sequence to represent the inferred CDS: inserted 3 bases in 2 codons): MRVRGRGKRERGEEMVGTGEEEERVLIPGLPDDVALDCLARVPLRYHGGLRRVCRRWRELAESPAFYRRRDRIGAAEDLVFLVQTLVAPDAREGKGKATEEEGEGEGEGRRGGGGGGAPAYGLSEYNATTGSGGARLGGADVRAVRGGGGKVVVVGVGPATLEPVAEVRVLDPAXRDVGRGAPMGAARSFFACAGAGARVYAAGGHDRQKNALRXAEAYDVAADEWARAVAAMGRADECQGAVGGGGRFWAVSGYGTERQGRFDAGAEWYDEGAGSGPRKRGCGTRRRLRRGRCRGRQRRRRSGRAAWGSRGGVERGVREERGEGVRGEGEGVEGGGAGAGGMRSSPRAAALGGDGRRRGRCS, from the exons atgagagtgagagggaggggaaagagggagagaggagaggagatggTGGGAACtggggaggaagaggagagggtcCTGATCCCGGGGTTACCTGATGACGTGGCGCTGGACTGCCTCGCACGTGTGCCGCTGCGGTACCACGGGGGGCTCCGGCGCGTGTGCCGGAGGTGGCGGGAGCTGGCCGAGTCCCCCGCGTTCTACCGCCGCAGGGACAGGATCGGCGCCGCCGAGGACCTCGTCTTCCTCGTCCAAACCCTAGTGGCCCCCGACGCCCGCGAGGGCAAGGGTaaggcgacggaggaggagggggagggggagggggaggggaggagagggggcggcgggggcggggcaCCGGCGTACGGGCTCAGCGAGTACAACGCGACGACGGGGAGTGGCGGCGCGCGGCTGGGCGGTGCCGATGTTCGCGCAgtgcgcggcggcggggggaaggtggtggtggtgggggtgggACCGGCGACGCTGGAGCCGGTGGCGGAGGTGCGGGTGCTGGACCCCGC GCGGGACGTGGGGCGCGGGGCCCCGATGGGCGCGGCGCGGTCGTTCTTCGCGTGCGCCGGGGCGGGGGCGCGGGTGTACGCGGCGGGGGGCCACGACCGGCAGAAGAAcgcgctgc cggcggaggcgtaCGACGTCGCGGCGGACGAGTGGGCGCGCGCGGTGGCGGCGATGGGGAGAGCGGACGAGTGCCAGGGGGCGGTCGGCGGCGGGGGCCGGTTCTGGGCGGTGAGCGGGTACGGCACGGAGCGGCAGGGGCGGTTCGATGCCGGGGCGGAGTGGTACGACGAGGGCGCCGGGAGTGGACCAAGGAAGAGGGGATGTGGgacccgccgccgcctccgccgcggccgATGCCGAggacggcagcggcggcgccgcAGCGGGCGTGCTGCGTGGGGGTCGCGGGGAGGTGTGGAGCGTGGAGTGCGGGAGGAGAGGGGTGAGGGAGTACGAGGGGAGGGGGAAGGGGTGGAGGGCGgtggcgccggcgccggagggATGAGGTCGAGCCCCAGGGCTGCGGCGCTTGGCGGCGACGGacggaggagggggaggtgtTCGTGA